In a genomic window of Hippoglossus stenolepis isolate QCI-W04-F060 chromosome 17, HSTE1.2, whole genome shotgun sequence:
- the tomm7 gene encoding mitochondrial import receptor subunit TOM7 homolog, which yields MAKMSKETKQRLQQLFQCGQFVIRWGFIPTVLYLGFKRGADPGMPEPTVFSLLWG from the exons atgGCGAAAATGAGCAAAGAGACCAAacagcggctgcagcagctcttccaGTGCGGCCAGTTCGTCATCCGATGGGGCTTCATCCCCACCGTGCTCTACCTCG GTTTCAAAcgtggagcagatccaggaatgcCTGAGCCCACAGTCTTCAG TTTGCTATGGGGCTGA